In Achromobacter pestifer, the DNA window GTGCGCGTATGGACCATATTCTTGGCGACGAGCCGCAGCCTCGTCCGTCCGGCCGGCGCCGGCTGGCGTGAGGGATTAGTGCAATGGTTGGCGTGCGGTGCGTGGGATATACGGCCTTCGGCTTGTTTTCCGCCGCGAAGACGCAGGCATTGATCCGCCTGCGGGCGTCGGCTAAGGTCATGGGCTGATTACAACCCCGCTGCCGAGGAAACCATGACATCAGCCCTTCCGTCCACGACCCTGAGCGTGGATCCCGCCTGGATCGACGAGTACGGCCACATGAATGCGGCCCATTACGTGGGCATATTCGACCGCGTCGGCTTCCAGCTGCTGCGCGAGGTCGGGGTGGGGCTGGATTACACCGAAGCCACGCGCTGCGGCATCTACACGATGAATGTGCACGTGGCCTATCTGCGCGAAGTGCTGGCGGGCGATCCGCTGGCGCTGCGCATCCGCCTGCTGGAAGCGGACGACAAGCGCCTGCTGTGCCTAATGGAGCTGATGCAGACCCGCGACGGCTATGTCGCGGCCACGATGGAGCAGCTGTCGCTGCACGTGGACCTGGAAACGCGGCGCGCCAAGCCGTTTCCGCCGGAGTTGGCGCAGCGGCTGGCGCGCACTGTCGCGGAGCACGCGGCCCAGCCGCTGCCGGCGGGCTATCGGCGGCTCTTGCCGCTGAAGCCGCCGCGTTGAGCCATTCCGGCTGACCAGCCCGGCCGCTCAGCGAGCGACCGCGATCGGCCGGTCGCCGGAGATCGTGGTGCGGTGCATCTCGCGGTCGAAGCCGTCGTAGTCGTTCATGGCCAGGTGCTGGGTGCAGCGGTTGTCCCACAGCGCCAGCGAACCCGGCTCCCAGCGGAAGCGGCAGGTGAACTCCGGCCGCGCCGCGTGGCGGTACAGGAACTGCAGCAGGGGCTCGCTTTCTTCCTGGGTCATGCCGTCAAAGCGCAGCGTATAGGTGCTGTTCACATACAGCGCTTTCTTGCCGGTCGCCGGGTGCACGCGCACCACGGGATGGATCACCTCGCTCGTGGCGCGGCCGTCGGTGCGCACGTCCATCTTGTGCGCCGGATCGCCGTTGTTCACCACCGCGCCGCCCGCGCCATAGGAGCGCACCGCGCTGTGCACCGCGCCCAGTCCGTCCAGGATCTGCTTGAGCCGGTCCGACAGCCCGTCATAGGCCCGGTACATATTGGCCCACATGGTGTCGCCGCCATAGGGCGGAATGACGCGGCCGTACAGCGCCGAGCCCAGCGGCGGCTCCTCGGCGTAGCTCATGTCCGTGTGCCACAGGCCGCCGAACAGGCGCCGGGTGGTTTCCGCACGGCCCTTCATCACGGGCAGGATGGTGGGGTGTCCTTCCAGCGCCCGCACGAACGGCACTTCCAGCAGTTCGCCGAAGCGCGAGCTGAAATCGATGTGCTGTTGCGGCGTCAGTTGCTGGTCGCGGAAGAAAACCACCAGATGCTCGTGCAACGCGTTGCGCACGTCGTCGAACTGATCGTCCGACAGCGGCCGCGACAGGTCGATGCCGCGGATTTCGGCGCCCAGCGCGCCGGCGATCGGCTGGGTTTCCAGATGGCGATACGTGGTCATGCTTGTCTCCTTGCCTATTGAAGCTTGATCTGCGCCTTGCTGACGAGCGCGCCCCATTTGTCGGTTTCCGCCGCTATGTAGCGGCCGAAGTCGGCCGGCCCTTCGGCTGAAATGATGCCGCCCATGGCGCCTATCTGCTCGCGCACGTCGGGCATGGCCAGCACCGCCAGCAGCTCTTTGTTCAGGCGTTCGATGATGGGTTTGGGCGTGGCCGCGGGGGCCAGCACGCCGAACCATCCGGCGATCTCGTAGCCCGGCAGGCCGGCCTCGGCCATCGTCGGCACGTCGGGCAGCTGCGGCGAACGCGCCGTGCTGGTGATCGCCAGCGCCCGCAGCTTGCCGGCCTTCACCAGTTGCAGCGCGGAGGGCATGTTGTCGAACATCATGGGCACGTGGCCCGCCACCGTGTCGTTCAGGCCCGGCGCGCTGCCGCGGTAGGGCACGTGGGTCAGGCGCACGCCCGCCGACGCGGCGAACAGTTCGCCCGCCAGGTGCAGCGAGGTGCCCGCGCCGGGCGTGGCGTAGTCCAGCGGCGCTTTCGACTTTTTCGCGTAGGCGATCAGCTCCTGCACCGAGCGCACCGGCAGCGAGGGATTGACCACCAGCAGGTTGGGCACGCTCATCAGCATCGTGACGGGCGCCAGGTCCCGCTGCGGCTTGTAGGGCAGGTCCGGGTAGAGGGCGGGGTTGATCGAAATGGGGCCGATATTGCCCATTACGATGGTGTAGCCGTCGGCCGGCTGCTTGACCGCGAAATCGGTGCCTATGTTGCCGCCGGCGCCAGCCTTGTTTTCGACGATGACGGGCTGGCCCAGCCGCTCGCCGAGCTTGTGGCTGACCAACCGGGCCAGCATGTCGGTCGATCCGCCCGGCGGGTACGGCACGATCCATTTGACCGGCTGAGAGGGCCAGCTTGCTTGCGCTGCGGCGGATCCCGTACAGAACACGAGACCCGCCGCCAAGGCGAGTGCGATGCGTTTCATAGATATGTCTCCTTCCCGGGCTCGCCGGTCTTGCCGGGAGCGTCGTTTATGTGTATTGTTCACCTAGTGATCAATACGTTTATCAGGTGAACGATTGAAGAATAATAGATCGATTCAGCGGTGTCTATCCATCATGCGGGCCTTCCGCGGCAACGGCCGGCCGACGCTGGCCGAGCTGGCGCGCGCGGTCGACCTGCCGCATGCGACCGTGCTGCGGTTTTTGCAGACGCTGGAAGAAGAGGGCTACACCGCGCGCGAAGACAGCCGCTGGCGGCTCACGCCGCAGGTCTTCGAACTGGGGTTCGCCGCCATGGAAAGCCTGGGCGTGACGGATGCCGTGCAGGAGATCCTGCAGAACCTGGCCGACGCCTATTCGGGCACGTCGAACCTGGGCGAGGCCAACCCCGAGGGCGTGATCATCATCGGCCGCGCCATGGCGCCGGCCGAACGCCGCCGCCTGGTGGTGATGAACTTGCGGGTGGGCAGCGTGCTGCCGCCGGCCAGCGCGCTGGCCGGCGGCTTGCGCCTGGCGCCGGGGCAGTGGACCCGGTTCGACTATCCGGACAGCAACCAGGTGTCGGTAGCCGTGCCCGTGCCGCAGGCCGGTTCGCGCCTGTTGTCGGTGGGGATATCGGTGGCTACCCCGGAAGTGGAAGGGAACCGGCTGGAGGCCGACATGGTGCCCGCCTTGCAGCAGGCGGCGCAGACCATAGCCGGGGTGATCCGGGTCGGCGTGGTGTGAGCGCGGTGGCCCGGATCAGCCCTGGGCTGGTTGCGGCAGTTTCGCGATCACCTTGATCTCGAAGTCGAAGCCGTAAAGCCAGGTCACGCCCACCGCGGTCAGCGTCGGATGCGGCGCCTCGCCCCAGTACTCCGGCACGACCTGCCAGATGGTCTGGAACTTGGACGCCGGATCGACCATGAACACCGTCACGTCGACCACGTCGTCGAAGCTGCAGCCGGCCGCCGCCAGTACGGCTTGCAGATTGCGGAACGCAAGCCGGACTTGTGCCTGCAGGTCCGGTTCGGGCGTGCCGTCTTCGCGGCTGCCCACCTGTCCCGAGACGAACAGGAAGCCGTTGGAGCGGATCGCGGGGGAATAGCGGTTGCGTTCATACAGGGCTTGGCGCCCGGGCGGAAAAACGACGTCGCGTTGGGTCATGGCTATCTCCATCTCTGGGCCGCTTGCGGCCCGGCGTTAACGATGCAGGGACTGTAGGCGGCCCGGCCGCCGCGATAAACGGGCAAGTCCGTCCATCACTGTTTGTAAAATCCAAATAATCTGGAAGAGCGGGAGCAGAGATGGACCGTTTCGACGCGATGCAGGCTTTCGCCCGCGTGGTGGAAACCGGCAGCTTCACCAAGGCGGCCGAAACCCTGCACATGAGCAAGACCAGCGTGACACAACTGGTGCAGCAGCTCGAGGCGCGGTTGCGCGTCAAGCTGCTGAACCGCACCACACGCAAGGTCAACGTGACGGCCGACGGCGCCGCCTACTATGAGCGCGTGCTGCGGCTGCTGGCGGATATGGACGATGCCGAGACCAGCCTGTCCGGCGCCTCGGCGGTGCCACGGGGGCGTTTGCGGGTGGACGTGCCCAGCCCGCTGGCGCGCATGATCCTGGTGCCGGCATTGCCGGCGTTCCATGCGCAATACCCGGACATCCAGCTGGACATGGGCGTGAGCGACCGGATCGTCGATCTGATCGGCGAGAACGTCGATTGCGTGGTGCGCGGCGGCGAACTTACCGATCAGTCGCTGATGGCGCGGCGCGTGGGCGACCTGCGGCTGGGCGTCTATGCGGCGCCTGAGTACCTGAAGCGCGCTGGCGCGCCTGTCCACCCGCGCGAACTCGAGGATACGCACCACCGCATCGTGGGTTTCCTGTGGGCGCGCAGCGGCAAGGCTCTGCCGTACGCCATGCGCCGCGGCGGCGAAAGCCTCAAGGTGCAGGGGCGTTACGTGCTGGCGGTCGACGACGGCAACGCCTATCTGGCTGCCGGCCTGGCCGGGCTGGGCGTGCTCTGGCTGCCCGACTACATGTCCCGCGCCCACGTCGACAGCGGCGAGCTGGTGCCGCTGTTCGAGGATTGGCGCCTGGATTCCATGCCCATGTACGTGGCATTTCCGCCCAACCGGCACGTAAGCGCCAAGCTGCGCGTGTTCATCGATTGGGTCGCCGGGCTGCTGGGACAGTACACGCCGGAACCGCCGCGCGCCTGAGACTGGCGCGCGGCGCGGGACAGGGCCGGCGGGCCCGCTCCGCGTTCTTCAAGCCTGTTGGCTGCGTGCACCGCGCAGCAGCTTGCCCGGCAATGCGCCGGTGGCCGCGCCGCCTTCGAAGATGGGCTGGCCGTTGACCAGCGTGGCCACATAGCCGTCGGCGCGCTGGATCAGGCGGCGGCCGCCGCCCGGCAGGTCGAACACCATCTCCGGGCAATGCACGCGCACGGCATCGGGATCGATGATGTTGACGTCGGCCTTGTAGCCTGGCTGCAGCAGGCCCCGGTCCAGCAGCCCGTACACGCGGGCGGTGTCGCGCGTCTGGCGCTTGACCACGTGTTCCAGTTCCAGCAGGGGGCCGCGGCGGCGGTCGCGAGTCCAATGGCTGAGCATGAAGGTGGGCATGCTCACGTCGCAGATGTAGCCACAATGCGCGCCGCCGTCGGACAGGCTGTTGACCGTGTAGGGGTGCTGCATCAGCTGGTGCAGGTGGTCCAGGTTCTCGTACGAATAGTTGAAGGACGGGTAGTACAGGATGGCCTGGCCCTCGTTCTCCAGCATCAGGTCGTAGACGATCTCCAGCGGCGCGCGGCCATTGCGCTGCGCCATGGCGGCCACGCTTTCCTCGGGCAGCGGCTCGTAGTCGGGATCGCTGCCCAGGCGGTAGATCTTGTGGAAGCTGCTGAACAGCGTTTCGGCTCGGCGGTCCAAGAGGCCGCGTTGTTCGTTCATGATGCGGCTGCGGATGGCCGGGTCGCGCAGGCGGGCCAGCTTTTCCGCCAGCGGCAGGGCGTGCAGCGCCTGGTAGCTGGGATGAGCGATGAACGGATGCAGCGTGCTCTGCCACGAAAACAGGATGCCCAGCGGACGTCCGCTGATGCCGGCCAGCAGCGGCACGCCTTCGCGGTGCGCGCGCTCCAGGCTGGCCGCGATCTGCTTCCAGACGTCGGGCGCGGCGTCGGTCTGCTGCAGGTTGAACAGCACGGGCAGGCGGTTGTGGCGCGCCAACTGCTCCAGCCACGGCATTTCGCCTTCCATGGCGGGATGGTTGGCGGTCATCTGGAACACGCCATGCCCGACTTCGCCCATGACCGAGCCCAGGGCGGTGATCTCTTCGCCGGTGGCGAAGGTGCCGGGCGGATACTTGCGCTCGTCGTACTTGTGCAGGAAGGTGCGCGAGGTGGAGAACCCCACCGCGCCGGCGGCCAGCGCTGCGCGCACCACTTCGCGCATGGCGATCAGATCGGCGGGCGAGGCCTCGTCGTGGTGGATGGCGCGCTCGCCCATCACGTAGGCGCGCACGGCGCTATGCGGGATCTGCGCGCCCACGTCCAGCGCCTTGGGGCGGCGGTCCAGCGCGTCCAGGTATTCGGGAAAGGTCTCCCAGTCCCACTGGATGCCTTCGGACAGCACCGAGCCGGGGATGTCCTCGACGCCCTCCATGACCTTGATCAGCCATTCGCGCCGCTCGGGCTTGACGGGGGCGAAGCCCACGCCGCAATTGCCCATGATGGCCGTGGTGACGCCGTGCCAGGTCGACGGGCTGAGGTACGGGTCCCAGGTGGCCTGGCCGTCGTAGTGGGTGTGGATGTCGACCCAGCCCGGCGCCACCAGGCAGCCGTCGGCGCGGATCTCGCGGCGCGCCGCGCCGGCCCGTCCCTCGGCCTGAACGACGCGTCCATCTTCGATGGCCAGGTCCGCCTGGTAGCGGGGCCGGCCCGATCCATCGACGATCGTGCCGCCGCGTATGACCAGATCATGCATTGCGCTCTCCTTTCGATACGCGCCGGGTTATTGGAGGACCAGGCCGATGCGCTTGATCACCGCGCCCCAGCGTTCGCTGTCCTGCTGGACGATCTGCGAGAATTCCTTCGGCCCCGCGCCGCTGACCTCATTGCCCTGCGACACGATGCTCTGGGTCACCTCGGGCGTGTCCAGCGCCTCGCGGAACACCTGGGCCACGCGCTCGGCCAGCGCGGGCGGCATGTCGCCCGGGCCGAAGATGCCTTGCCAGCCGACGATGTCCAGCCCGGGTATGCCTTGTTCCTTCAGGGTCGGCAGGTCCGGAAGCACGCTCAGGCGGCGGTCCGTGGCCGGACCCAGCAGCTTGACCTTGCCGGCGCGCGCGTTTTCCACGGCGGTGGCGGTGCCGTCGAAATAGACCTGGACGTCGCCCGCCAGCAGCGCGCGGCTGGCGTCGGCGGTGCCTTTGTAGGGCACGTGCACGATGTCGATGCCGGTCTGTTGCTTCAGGATTTCGCCGTTCAGATGCGAGGTGGATCCGGGGCTGTAGGAAGCGAAGTTCAGCTTGCCGGGATTGGCCCGGGCGTAGTCGATCATCTGCGCCGTGGTCGAAAAGGGCGCGTCCTTGTTGGCGACCAGCACGGTGGCGGAGCGCACCACCTGGATGACCGGAGTGAAGTCCTTCACCGGGTCGTAAGGCAGCTTTTTGTAGAGATGCGGATTCTGCGTGTGCGTGACGACGATGGTGTAGAGCAGGGTGTAGCCGTCGGGGCTGGCGCGAGCCACTTCCTGCGCGCCTATCATGGTGCCGGCGCCGGGCTTGTTGTCGACGATGACTGGCGCGCCGGTGCGTTGCGTGACCTTCATCGCCAGCATGCGCGCCAGCGCGTCCGAGCCGGACCCGGCTGGAAACGGCACCACCAGGCGGATGGGCTTGCCACCGCCCGGCCAGGGCGGCGCCTGGGTCACCGGGGCAGCCGCCGCCGAAAGACAGGCCAGGGCGCCCAGCACGGCAGCCCCGCCGCTCCCCAACAGCTTCAAGAACGACTTGCGGTTCATATTGTCTCCTCCTGGGGGTAGGCAATGTCATGCATTGCTCTGGAATGAGGTTCACCACAGGGCGCCGGCACTGCAATTTTCCGTCGCGGCAAGTCTTTTGTAGTCTTGCCTTTGCGCTCAATCAAATGCATATTTGGCTCAATATTGATGAGAAAAATACATGAGCCTCACAATACGGTCGCTCCAGCACTACGCCGTGCTGGTTGAGGAAAAGCACTACTCCCGGGCGGCGCAGCGGCTGCATCTGACGCAGTCCGCGCTGACGCGCAGCATCCAGTCGCTGGAAGACTCGCTGGGACTGGTGCTGGTGGACCGGGCGTCCACGGGCGTCACGCCCACGCAGGCCGGGCGCATGGTGCTGGAGCGCGCGCAGCGCATCCTGGGAGAAACCCGCGATCTGCGGCGCGAGGCCGAATTGATCCGCGGCCATGACACGGGCCGCGTGAACCTGGGCGTGGGGGCGTTTCCGGCAGCCGGATTCCTGTCGCCGCTGCTGGTGCGCATCGCGCGCGAATATCCGGGCCTGAGCGTGCACGTCGAGATCGAGAGCTGGCAGCGCCTGCTGGACAAGCTGCAGCAGGACAAGCTGGATTTCGCGGTGGCCGTGACGCACAGCCTGCCGCCGCCCGACGATTTTTCGGTGCGGCCCTTGCCGCCGCAGCATGGCGGCTTGTTCACGCGCGCCGGCCATCCGCTGCAAGGCCTGGGCAAGCCGCGCCTGCGCGCCGCGCTGGCGCAGTACCGGCTGGCAGCCACCGATCTGCCGCTGCGGGCGCGCGAGTACCTGGCCCGGCTATACCAGGTGGCGCGGCCGGAAGACCTGCCCATCGCCTTCGAATGCGATAGCGTCGCCACGCTGCGCGAGGTGGCGCTGGGGAGCGACGTAGTGCTGTTCTGCACGCGCGAGGCCATCGCGGCCGAACTGGCGCAGGGAGTGCTGCAGCCTCTGCCGCTCTCCTATCCCGCCGCCGGGCCGCTGACCTACAGCGTCATCCACCGCGCGCGCCGCACGCTGTCTCCGACCGCCGAACGGGTCATCGAACTGGTGCAGGACCTGCTGTCGGGCGCGCCGGCGCCCGGGGCCGCGGGCGCGAAGAAGCGCCCGTCCCGGCGCTAGCGTCCTGTCCGGGCGGCGGCGACTTCGGCGAAGTCCGGCCGCGTCTGGCCCTTGACCTCAAGTCGACTTCAAGTGAAAGACTAGCTGCATTCCGGCACGAGGCGGACAGGAAATATTCCCTCGCCGCGCGCCATGACTAGCAACCTGGGAGTTCAAGCCTATGTGGGACGAACGTTACGCCGTTGACGAGTACGTGTATGGAACCGAGCCGAACGCCTTCCTGGCGGAAAACGCCGGCCTGCTTTCCGGGCCGGTGCTCAGCCTGGCCGAAGGGGAGGGACGCAACGCCGTCTTCCTGGCCTCGCTGGGTCTGGATGTGCTTGGCGTGGACGGCTCCGCTGTCGGACTGGCCAAGGCGCGCAGGCTGGCGGCCGCGAAGGGCGTATCGATCCGCACCGAAACGGCGGACTTCGCCGAGTACGAACCGCCGCCGGAATCCTTCGGCGCGGTGGTGTCGATCTTTGCCCACACGCCCAGCCACGTGCGCAGGAGGCTGCACCGCCTGGCGGAACTGTCCCTCCAGCCAGGCGGCATCATCCTGTTGGAGGCATACCGGAAGGCGCAGTTCGGCCGGGGCACGGGCGGGCCTCCGGATCCGGACATGCTCATGGCGCGCGCGGACCTGGAGCAGGACTTTCTGAATTGCCAGGTGCTGCTTTCGCGGGAAATCGAACGCGACGTGGTCGAGGGAATATTCCACACGGGGCCGGCATGCGTGGTGCAGTTCATCGCCAGAAAGAAGTGAGGGCGGGCGGCCAGGCCCGTCCCTCAATCGGGAATCTCCGGTTCGACCAGCCGCATCAGTTGCGCCAGCGACTCCTGCCAGCCCAGATAGCACATCTCCGGGGGTATCGCCGCCGGTATGCCTTCCTGCACGATGCTGACCTCCGTGCCGCAGGCGACCTGCCGCAGCGTAACGGTGGTCTGCATGCGGCCGGGCAGGTTCGGGTCGTCGAACTGGTCCGAGTAGCGGATCTTCTGGCCCGGCGCCAGTTCCAGGTATTCGCCGCCGAAGTTGTGGCTGTGGCCCGTGCCGAAGTTGCGGAACGACATCTTGTGCATGCCGCCGACCTTGGCGTCCAGTTGATGCACCTGGCAGGTGTAGCCGTAAGGAGGGAGCCAGCGCGCGATCGCGTCGGGCTCCAGGAAAGCCCGATAGATGCGTTCGGCCGGCGCGCGCATTACGCGGTGCAGGGTTACGGTTCCGGTAGTCATGGTGAGTCCGCCTTTCAGGAAAGTTGTGCGTACTGACACGACGTACGAGTTGACCGCAAATCGACAGCCGGAATCCTGGGGGAAACCCTTAAATAGCACCTCTGGACACGATTTGGTCCGGACTGATGCGGCCCTTTATTCGATGGGCTCGCGCATCACCAGCACGGCGATCGTGTGGTTTTTCCAGAACACCTGGTGGATGCGGGGCGCCAGCACACGCAGTTCCTCGGGGCCCGTGTCGTCGAACGTCACCAGGACGGCCGGCCGCTCCCCCTCGCTCGGGACGCGTTGGATGCGGTCGAAGGACGGAAAGCCGTACTTCATGAGAAAACTCCGGATGTCCTCGTCGGAGGTGCTTTCTTCCACGTGGTTCATCAGCAGGGCGGCCATGATCGTTCTCCTTGGAAGTCTGCGGGCGTCAGAGGCGCGACGCTCAGAATTTGGCTGGGACCATGCGCAAGGGGTGTCCCGGATCGCGGTAGCCGCCGGCTTTCTGCCGCTTGGGCAGCTTCACCTTGGCCCGCGGCATGCGCTTGTACGGAATGTGGGCGAGCAGGTGGCTGATGATGTTCAGGCGCACCTTTTTCTTGTCGTCCGACTGCGCGACGAACCAGGGCGACACGCTGGTGTCCGTTGCGGCGAACATGTCGTCGCGGGCGCGCGAGTAGTCGTACCAGCGGCTGTACGAATCCAGGTCCATCTTGGTCAGCTTCCAGATCTTGCGCTCGTCGTTGATGCGGGCCTGAAGCCGGCGGGTCTGTTCCTCTTCGCTGACTTCCAGCCAGTACTTGAGCAGGATGATGCCCGAGCCCACGATGGCCCGCTCGACCAGCGGCACGCCTTTC includes these proteins:
- a CDS encoding thioesterase family protein, with amino-acid sequence MTSALPSTTLSVDPAWIDEYGHMNAAHYVGIFDRVGFQLLREVGVGLDYTEATRCGIYTMNVHVAYLREVLAGDPLALRIRLLEADDKRLLCLMELMQTRDGYVAATMEQLSLHVDLETRRAKPFPPELAQRLARTVAEHAAQPLPAGYRRLLPLKPPR
- a CDS encoding TauD/TfdA dioxygenase family protein encodes the protein MTTYRHLETQPIAGALGAEIRGIDLSRPLSDDQFDDVRNALHEHLVVFFRDQQLTPQQHIDFSSRFGELLEVPFVRALEGHPTILPVMKGRAETTRRLFGGLWHTDMSYAEEPPLGSALYGRVIPPYGGDTMWANMYRAYDGLSDRLKQILDGLGAVHSAVRSYGAGGAVVNNGDPAHKMDVRTDGRATSEVIHPVVRVHPATGKKALYVNSTYTLRFDGMTQEESEPLLQFLYRHAARPEFTCRFRWEPGSLALWDNRCTQHLAMNDYDGFDREMHRTTISGDRPIAVAR
- a CDS encoding Bug family tripartite tricarboxylate transporter substrate binding protein is translated as MKRIALALAAGLVFCTGSAAAQASWPSQPVKWIVPYPPGGSTDMLARLVSHKLGERLGQPVIVENKAGAGGNIGTDFAVKQPADGYTIVMGNIGPISINPALYPDLPYKPQRDLAPVTMLMSVPNLLVVNPSLPVRSVQELIAYAKKSKAPLDYATPGAGTSLHLAGELFAASAGVRLTHVPYRGSAPGLNDTVAGHVPMMFDNMPSALQLVKAGKLRALAITSTARSPQLPDVPTMAEAGLPGYEIAGWFGVLAPAATPKPIIERLNKELLAVLAMPDVREQIGAMGGIISAEGPADFGRYIAAETDKWGALVSKAQIKLQ
- a CDS encoding helix-turn-helix domain-containing protein; translation: MRAFRGNGRPTLAELARAVDLPHATVLRFLQTLEEEGYTAREDSRWRLTPQVFELGFAAMESLGVTDAVQEILQNLADAYSGTSNLGEANPEGVIIIGRAMAPAERRRLVVMNLRVGSVLPPASALAGGLRLAPGQWTRFDYPDSNQVSVAVPVPQAGSRLLSVGISVATPEVEGNRLEADMVPALQQAAQTIAGVIRVGVV
- a CDS encoding RidA family protein, yielding MTQRDVVFPPGRQALYERNRYSPAIRSNGFLFVSGQVGSREDGTPEPDLQAQVRLAFRNLQAVLAAAGCSFDDVVDVTVFMVDPASKFQTIWQVVPEYWGEAPHPTLTAVGVTWLYGFDFEIKVIAKLPQPAQG
- a CDS encoding LysR family transcriptional regulator, which translates into the protein MDRFDAMQAFARVVETGSFTKAAETLHMSKTSVTQLVQQLEARLRVKLLNRTTRKVNVTADGAAYYERVLRLLADMDDAETSLSGASAVPRGRLRVDVPSPLARMILVPALPAFHAQYPDIQLDMGVSDRIVDLIGENVDCVVRGGELTDQSLMARRVGDLRLGVYAAPEYLKRAGAPVHPRELEDTHHRIVGFLWARSGKALPYAMRRGGESLKVQGRYVLAVDDGNAYLAAGLAGLGVLWLPDYMSRAHVDSGELVPLFEDWRLDSMPMYVAFPPNRHVSAKLRVFIDWVAGLLGQYTPEPPRA
- a CDS encoding N-acyl-D-amino-acid deacylase family protein, whose translation is MHDLVIRGGTIVDGSGRPRYQADLAIEDGRVVQAEGRAGAARREIRADGCLVAPGWVDIHTHYDGQATWDPYLSPSTWHGVTTAIMGNCGVGFAPVKPERREWLIKVMEGVEDIPGSVLSEGIQWDWETFPEYLDALDRRPKALDVGAQIPHSAVRAYVMGERAIHHDEASPADLIAMREVVRAALAAGAVGFSTSRTFLHKYDERKYPPGTFATGEEITALGSVMGEVGHGVFQMTANHPAMEGEMPWLEQLARHNRLPVLFNLQQTDAAPDVWKQIAASLERAHREGVPLLAGISGRPLGILFSWQSTLHPFIAHPSYQALHALPLAEKLARLRDPAIRSRIMNEQRGLLDRRAETLFSSFHKIYRLGSDPDYEPLPEESVAAMAQRNGRAPLEIVYDLMLENEGQAILYYPSFNYSYENLDHLHQLMQHPYTVNSLSDGGAHCGYICDVSMPTFMLSHWTRDRRRGPLLELEHVVKRQTRDTARVYGLLDRGLLQPGYKADVNIIDPDAVRVHCPEMVFDLPGGGRRLIQRADGYVATLVNGQPIFEGGAATGALPGKLLRGARSQQA
- a CDS encoding Bug family tripartite tricarboxylate transporter substrate binding protein, which translates into the protein MNRKSFLKLLGSGGAAVLGALACLSAAAAPVTQAPPWPGGGKPIRLVVPFPAGSGSDALARMLAMKVTQRTGAPVIVDNKPGAGTMIGAQEVARASPDGYTLLYTIVVTHTQNPHLYKKLPYDPVKDFTPVIQVVRSATVLVANKDAPFSTTAQMIDYARANPGKLNFASYSPGSTSHLNGEILKQQTGIDIVHVPYKGTADASRALLAGDVQVYFDGTATAVENARAGKVKLLGPATDRRLSVLPDLPTLKEQGIPGLDIVGWQGIFGPGDMPPALAERVAQVFREALDTPEVTQSIVSQGNEVSGAGPKEFSQIVQQDSERWGAVIKRIGLVLQ
- a CDS encoding LysR family transcriptional regulator, which encodes MSLTIRSLQHYAVLVEEKHYSRAAQRLHLTQSALTRSIQSLEDSLGLVLVDRASTGVTPTQAGRMVLERAQRILGETRDLRREAELIRGHDTGRVNLGVGAFPAAGFLSPLLVRIAREYPGLSVHVEIESWQRLLDKLQQDKLDFAVAVTHSLPPPDDFSVRPLPPQHGGLFTRAGHPLQGLGKPRLRAALAQYRLAATDLPLRAREYLARLYQVARPEDLPIAFECDSVATLREVALGSDVVLFCTREAIAAELAQGVLQPLPLSYPAAGPLTYSVIHRARRTLSPTAERVIELVQDLLSGAPAPGAAGAKKRPSRR
- a CDS encoding class I SAM-dependent methyltransferase; this encodes MWDERYAVDEYVYGTEPNAFLAENAGLLSGPVLSLAEGEGRNAVFLASLGLDVLGVDGSAVGLAKARRLAAAKGVSIRTETADFAEYEPPPESFGAVVSIFAHTPSHVRRRLHRLAELSLQPGGIILLEAYRKAQFGRGTGGPPDPDMLMARADLEQDFLNCQVLLSREIERDVVEGIFHTGPACVVQFIARKK
- a CDS encoding SRPBCC family protein, with protein sequence MTTGTVTLHRVMRAPAERIYRAFLEPDAIARWLPPYGYTCQVHQLDAKVGGMHKMSFRNFGTGHSHNFGGEYLELAPGQKIRYSDQFDDPNLPGRMQTTVTLRQVACGTEVSIVQEGIPAAIPPEMCYLGWQESLAQLMRLVEPEIPD
- a CDS encoding RNA-binding protein, whose amino-acid sequence is MAALLMNHVEESTSDEDIRSFLMKYGFPSFDRIQRVPSEGERPAVLVTFDDTGPEELRVLAPRIHQVFWKNHTIAVLVMREPIE
- the ppk2 gene encoding polyphosphate kinase 2, translating into MNAQKKAAAEDKQPAQAKLSGKQYAEELARLHVELVKLQEWVSQTGAKVCIIFEGRDGAGKGGTIKAITERVSPRVFRVIALPAPSDREKTQMYMQRYLPYLPAAGEVVIFDRSWYNRAGVERVMGFCTKDDVRIFLKGVPLVERAIVGSGIILLKYWLEVSEEEQTRRLQARINDERKIWKLTKMDLDSYSRWYDYSRARDDMFAATDTSVSPWFVAQSDDKKKVRLNIISHLLAHIPYKRMPRAKVKLPKRQKAGGYRDPGHPLRMVPAKF